In Pontiella agarivorans, the genomic window GAAAGAATCAGGTCATAACCGTCAAACAGCATCCGATTGACTTCCACGCCGACCGTATAATTCACCTTCCCATCAGAAAGTTCAGCAAGCATATCACCGGAAATTTCGCCTTTTCGAACCACCTCATTCCGCCAATCGTGCACCTTGAAAGCATCCAGCGGAATCTGCTCACCGAACATCATCCGCAGCTGTGCATCCGTCATCGGATTATGCGTTCCAAGCGTTGGAAGAATATCCACCTCAACGCCGTCAGCCGTCAGCTTTTCATACACCATTGCCGTAATCGGACCGGCCATCGAATTCAACCGCGTGTGATCCGGCGGCAGCAGCAGCACCCGCCGCCCCGCTGAAGACCGCGGCTCGGCACACCTGCGCAGGTGTGCAGTTCCGGAAGCCTCCAGCGTCTGAAAAACCAGATCCCGCAACTCATCCTGAGAAATGGAGATGTCTTCACCATATGTACTGATCATAATAATTCCCGATAGTTGACGGAACAGCTCGCTTCGTCACCGGTATTCGGCGACGAAGCGGAGAGGAATATCTAGGCGATATAGGTGGATGCCGAGGTATCACCCCCGCGTCCGGTCCAGTTGGTGTGGAAAAATTCGCCGCGCGGTTTGTCCAGCCGTTCATAGGTGTGCGCACCGAAATAGTCGCGCTGCGCCTGCAGCAGATTCGCCGGAAGGCGTTCCGAACGATACCCGTCGAAATAGGCCAGCGCCGCGCCGATCGCCGGCATGGGGATACCCAGCTCTGCGGATTTCATAATCACCCGGCGCCACGATGCCTGCGCATTTTCGACCGCATCTTTGAAGAACGGATCGAGCAGCAGGTTGACAAGATCCGGATTGGAATCGAACGCTTCCTTGATTTTGCCGAGGAAAACCGAACGGATAATACAGCCGCCGCGCCACATCAGCGCAATCTCTCCGTTATTCAGGGTCCAGCCATGCTCTGCAGCCGCGGCGCGCATCAGCTGATAACCCTGCGCATACGACACAATTTTTGAGGCATACAGCGCCTGTTTAAGATCTTCGATCATTTGCGCCTTATCGCCGTCGAAAGACGTTTCCGGACCGCTCAGCACCTTCGAAGCCGCCACACGCTCATCCTTCAGCGCGGAAAGGCAGCGGGCAAATACCGCTTCGCCGATCAGCGTCAGCGGCTGACCGCAGTCCAGCGCGGAAACCGCCGTCCATTTCCCGGTGCCCTTCTGTCCGGCCGTATCGAGGATCGAATCGATCACCGCTTCGCCCTCTTCCGTTTTATAGCCGAGGATATCGCGGGTGATTTCAATAAGGTAGGAATCGAGCTCACTCTCGTTCCAGGCCTTGAAAACCTCGTGCATCTCCTCGTTGGAGAGGCCGAGGCCTTCTTTCATCATCTGATACGTTTCGCAGATCATCTGCATATCGCCGTATTCAATTCCGTTATGCACCATTTTCACAAAATGGCCGGCACCGTCGGAACCCACCCACTCGCAGCAGGGTTCACCGGTTTCAGTATGCGCGGAAATTTTCTGAAAAATCGGCTTAACCGATTCCCACGCTGCGGGCGAGCCGCCGGGCATGATCGACGGACCGAGCAGCGCGCCCTCTTCACCGCCGGAAACCCCGGTGCCGATGTAGAGCAGCCCCTTGCTTTCCACATATTCCGTGCGCCGGATCGTATCCGGATAATGGCTGTTTCCGCCGTCAATAATGATGTCACCCTCCTCAAGGTATGGCAGCACCTGTTCAATCAGCGCATCCACCGCCGCGCCGGCTTTCACCAGCATCATGACTTTACGCGGACGCTCCAGACTGGCGCAGAATTCTTCAATGCTCTTGCATCCGATAAAGTTTTTTCCGGCACCGCGCCCCGATACAAATTTTTCCACTTTCTCCACCGTACGGTTGAATACCGCCACGGTGAATCCCTTGCTCTCCATGTTCAGAACGAGGTTTTCGCCCATCACGGCCAGACCGATCAATCCAATATCTGCTTTCGACATGCTGTCTCTCCTAGTTTAAAATTTAGCGTTTAACCCGGGCGTTTCCTTCCCAGATGCTCCAGAGCTGATCTTCATCAGCCGGTTGCGCGTAATCGGTGAGCATAGTAGCGGCGAGTGCTCCGCTTGCCCAACCGAACCTCGCACATTTTTGCACATCCCAGCCTTTCAGGATGCCATAGAGCAGCCCCCCCACAAAACCGTCGCCGCCGCCGATCCGGTCCAACACCCCGATTTCGCGCGGTTGGATAATTTCCCAATCGCTGGAATCCGTCACCAGCGCCCCCCACATATGGGCGTTCGCTGAAAGGACTTCCCGCAACGTGGTGGCGAAATATTTTGCATTCGGATAAGCCTGCTGCACGCGGCCGATCATCTCCTTGAACCCGTCGATCTTGGAATCCAGTCCCGCACCGCCCGC contains:
- the gnd gene encoding decarboxylating NADP(+)-dependent phosphogluconate dehydrogenase codes for the protein MSKADIGLIGLAVMGENLVLNMESKGFTVAVFNRTVEKVEKFVSGRGAGKNFIGCKSIEEFCASLERPRKVMMLVKAGAAVDALIEQVLPYLEEGDIIIDGGNSHYPDTIRRTEYVESKGLLYIGTGVSGGEEGALLGPSIMPGGSPAAWESVKPIFQKISAHTETGEPCCEWVGSDGAGHFVKMVHNGIEYGDMQMICETYQMMKEGLGLSNEEMHEVFKAWNESELDSYLIEITRDILGYKTEEGEAVIDSILDTAGQKGTGKWTAVSALDCGQPLTLIGEAVFARCLSALKDERVAASKVLSGPETSFDGDKAQMIEDLKQALYASKIVSYAQGYQLMRAAAAEHGWTLNNGEIALMWRGGCIIRSVFLGKIKEAFDSNPDLVNLLLDPFFKDAVENAQASWRRVIMKSAELGIPMPAIGAALAYFDGYRSERLPANLLQAQRDYFGAHTYERLDKPRGEFFHTNWTGRGGDTSASTYIA